The following coding sequences lie in one Gadus macrocephalus chromosome 1, ASM3116895v1 genomic window:
- the LOC132460639 gene encoding zinc finger and BTB domain-containing protein 39 has translation MRIRLQGCGHAAGLLSELNRCRRARLYCDVLLTVGGRSFAAHRAVLACAGSYFRGLFARAAQTSALTLEFVSPANFERVLTFIYTGEILTDLIDVGVLYELAERLGVSDLVKACHATFPDMQSSASDGLDSAGPAAAAASGASACSSAASCSSLSSSAGPSAAPTPATAPSPLLHPRTPRGGGGPPAPLHATPPSLDLKAEDVHSHLGYGQLPAAEPVEPPGEPGGRGPGDAPALPGHALLRLKTEEADGSPPHAGPPGGGYENGEAVVSQRAAVSLRHDAGPFPAESAPPPSPRDPPGGPRGGDGGRAEPAQDGLTEEGVRGEAAGGEEEQWRRLADEIIELSDDETYMDEDEEEEEDEDDLVFVENGGGSSGGQAPGSTVSCRACGVAVPADPAAVHTHAETHLTEAGLCRACGASFPDRPAGVAHALAHVGVALYSCDMCQLQFCSQSKLLRHRRQAAAGYTLPPAALSGAPQGQEVELQCAVCSRVLEHDFQAVREHLLSHVCVQSLSCGVCHQPQLYLCSLLWHTLTHLALPVYTCPHCAHSFLERPLLDRHMATHAEEAAAKERERSALRAFRGASSGGLEGGGGLEGGGEELQCFLCPQRFRSSSAFQYHLGLHTGGPGGLGPGGAGGEGWLGPGGPGKRRAEQPLEFLSSPYPSSSSQREAGGGLVKMSCLGLGPGVGFGRLPGGGSELGGSELAAGGGLRNTKWYRCRYCGKRFAHSGEFTYHLRIHTGEKPYQCKVCLRFFRGRSTMICHLKTHAGALMYRCTVCGLYFSTLKLVSSHMELHKGHLPADFNIEQTFMYNDHSKEPLLLPPGDP, from the exons ATGCGGATCCGGCTGCAGGGCTGCGGCCACGCCGCCGGCCTGCTCTCCGAGCTCAACCGCTGCCGCCGGGCCCGGCTGTACTGCGACGTGCTGCTGACGGTGGGCGGCCGCTCCTTCGCGGCCCACCGTGCCGTGCTGGCCTGCGCCGGGTCCTACTTCCGCGGCCTCTTCGCCCGGGCGGCTCAGACGTCCGCCCTGACGCTGGAGTTTGTGTCCCCGGCCAACTTCGAGCGGGTGCTGACCTTCATCTACACGGGGGAGATCCTGACGGACCTCATCGACGTGGGGGTGCTGTACGAGCTGGCGGAGCGTCTGGGCGTGAGTGACCTGGTGAAGGCCTGCCACGCCACCTTCCCCGACATGCAGAGCTCCGCCTCCGACGGCCTGGACTCGGCTggccccgcggcggcggcggcctccggGGCGTCGGCGTGCTCGTCTGCGGCGTCctgctcctctctgtcctcgtcGGCGGGGCCCTccgccgcccccacccccgccacGGCCCCCTCGCCGCTGCTCCACCCCAGGACCCctcgggggggcggcggccccccggcccccctccacGCCACCCCGCCCTCTCTGGACCTGAAGGCGGAGGACGTCCACTCCCACCTGGGCTACGGACAGCTGCCGGCGGCGGAGCCCGTGGAGCCGCCCGGAGAGCCCGGGGGGAGGGGCCCCGGCGACGCCCCGGCGCTCCCGGGCCACGCCCTGCTGCGGCTGAAGACCGAGGAGGCGGACGGCAGCCCCCCCCAcgcggggcccccggggggaGGGTACGAGAACGGCGAGGCGGTCGTCTCTCAGAGGGCGGCCGTCTCGCTGCGGCACGATGCCGGCCCCTTCCCGGCGGAGagcgccccgcccccctcccctcgggaccccccggggggcccgaggggaggggacggggggcgggcggagccagCACAGGACGGGCTGACGGAGGAGGGGGTCCGCggggaggcggcggggggggaggaggagcagtggagGCGGCTGGCGGATGAGATCATCGAGCTGAGCGACGACGAGACGTACatggacgaggacgaggaagaggaggaggacgaagacgaCCTGGTGTTTGTGGAGAACGGCGGGGGTTCCAGCGGCGGCCAG GCCCCGGGGAGCACCGTGTCGTGCCGGGCCTGCGGCGTGGCCGTGCCGGCCGACCCGGCCGCCGTGCACACCCACGCCGAGACCCACCTGACGGAGGCGGGGCTCTGCCGGGCGTGCGGGGCCTCGTTCCCCGACCGGCCGGCGGGCGTGGCCCACGCCCTGGCCCACGTGGGCGTGGCCTTGTACTCCTGTGACATGTGCCAGCTGCAGTTCTGCAGCCAGAGCAAGCTGCTGCGGCACCGGCGGCAGGCGGCGGCGGGCTACACGCTGCCCCCCGCCGCGCTCTCCGGCGCCCCCCAGGGCCAGGAGGTGGAGCTGCAGTGTGCCGTGTGCAGCCGGGTGCTGGAGCACGACTTCCAG GCGGTCCGGGAGCACCTGCTGAGCCACGTGTGTGTCCAGAGCCTGAGCTGCGGCGTGTGCCACCAGCCCCAGCTCTACCTGTGCTCCCTGCTGTGGCACACCCTCACCCACCTCGCCCTGCCCGTCTACACCTGCCCACACTGCGCCCACAGCTTCCTggagcgccccctgctggacagaCACATGGCCACGCACGCCGAGGAGGCCGCCGCCAAGGAGCGGGAGCGGAGCGCGCTGCGGGCCTTCAGGGGCGCGTCGTCGGGGGGCCTGGAGGGCGGCGGGGGGCTGGAGGGCGGCGGGGAGGAGCTGCAGTGCTTCCTGTGTCCCCAGAGGTTCCGCTCGTCCTCGGCCTTCCAGTACCACCTCGGCCTGCAcacgggggggccgggggggctggggccgggtggggccgggggggaggggtggctgggtccgggggggccggggaagCGGCGAGCGGAGCAGCCCCTGGAGTTCCTCTCGTCCCCCTACCCTTCGTCCTCCTCCCagcgggaggcgggggggggcctGGTGAAGATGAGCTGCCTGGGGCTGGGCCCCGGGGTGGGCTTCGGCCGGCTGCCCGGCGGGGGCTCTGAGCTGGGGGGCTCCGAGCTGGCGGCCGGCGGCGGCCTCCGGAACACCAAGTGGTACCGCTGCCGCTACTGCGGCAAGCGCTTCGCCCACTCGGGGGAGTTCACCTACCACCTGCGCatccacaccggggagaagccctaccagTGCAAGGTGTGCCTGCGCTTCTTCCGCGGCCGCTCCACCATGATCTGCCACCTGAAGACGCACGCCGGGGCGCTCATGTACCGCTGCACCGTGTGCGGCCTCTACTTCTCCACGCTGAAGCTGGTGTCCTCCCACATGGAGCTGCACAAGGGCCACCTGCCGGCCGACTTCAACATCGAGCAGACCTTCATGTACAACGACCACTCCAAGGagccgctgctgctgccccccggggacccctga
- the gpr182 gene encoding G-protein coupled receptor 182 — protein sequence MSADHTNHSELFVNATPWFLSCTIELATDTRQIILFLLYLLIFMVGLLENVLVVWVNWRRRRAASGVLFCIINVSLSDLSVVAVLPFYMMEVTLDKVWLWGRFLCKVTNLLYLINFYSSSFFLAFMTLERYRSLVRPSAPALFPALGRRRWLLCGGTWLLCLFLALLENVHMDLLEWDEPGCFMMPQFSFVEWFVSLAFLGLVFQFVLPATIIIGCNVLIARAVRSAPDVQGRRDVWLVHVYSLVFIVCWLPYHLVMLLMIIDDLDPVLFGCNTVDFLYFSYSVVQCLSLFHCVANPILYNFLSKSFRNNLVNTVVSYIPREGLTELGEQADSGGKGGGRGQSKPRRISNSSTSHSEVGS from the coding sequence ATGAGCGCCGACCACACCAACCACTCGGAGCTGTTCGTCAACGCCACCCCCTGGTTCCTCAGCTGCACCATCGAATTAGCCACGGACACGCGGCaaatcatcctcttcctcctctacctcctcatcTTCATGGTGGGCCTCCTGGAGAACGTGCTGGTGGTGTGGGTCaactggcggcggcggcgcgcggCCAGCGGCGTGCTCTTCTGCATCATCAACGTCAGCCTGTCGGACCTGAGCGTCGTGGCCGTGCTGCCCTTCTACATGATGGAGGTCACACTGGACAAGGTGTGGCTGTGGGGCCGCTTCCTCTGCAAGGTCACTAACCTCCTCTACCTGATTAACTTCTACAGCAGCTCCTTCTTCCTGGCCTTCATGACCCTGGAGCGCTACCGGTCTCTGGTGCGGCCCTCGGCCCCGGCCCTCTTCCCCGCGCTGGGCCGTCGCCGCTGGCTCCTTTGCGGCGGGACCTGGCTGCTCTGCCTGTTCCTGGCCCTGCTGGAGAACGTGCACATGGACCTGCTGGAGTGGGACGAGCCGGGCTGCTTCATGATGCCTCAGTTCAGCTTCGTGGAGTGGTTTGTCTCGTTGGCTTTTCTGGGCCTGGTCTTCCAGTTCGTCCTGCCCGCCACCATCATCATCGGCTGCAACGTGCTGATCGCCCGGGCGGTGCGCAGCGCGCCCGACGTGCAGGGGAGAAGGGACGTGTGGCTGGTCCACGTGTACTCGCTCGTCTTCATCGTCTGCTGGCTGCCCTACCACCTGGTGATGCTGCTGATGATCATAGACGATTTAGACCCTGTGCTCTTTGGGTGCAACACGGTGGATTTCCTGTACTTCTCCTACAGCGTGGTGCAGTGCCTGTCTCTGTTCCACTGCGTGGCCAACCCCATCCTATACAACTTCCTCAGCAAGAGCTTCCGCAACAACCTCGTCAACACGGTGGTGAGCTACATACCGAGAGAAGGGCTTACAGAGCTGGGGGAACAAGCAGACTCTGGGGGCAAGGGCGGGGGAAGGGGTCAGAGCAAACCGCGTCGGATCAGCAACAGCAGCACCAGCCACTCTGAAGTCGGATCGTAA